Proteins from a genomic interval of Longimicrobiales bacterium:
- a CDS encoding dihydrodipicolinate synthase family protein, producing the protein MPDPSIADRLRGVFAPVTTPFDSVTGDIAPIPWRENLRRWCEQPLDGLVLFGSTGEGALLDEDEKVRLTAFARDVVPAGIPLVVGASAESTRATVREAKRMAEAGADVILTHPPAYFGPYLAPAAMRDYYLAVADGSPVPMLIYHMPKYTKVTLDAGLVGELTRHPNIVGLKDSSGDIKRFAEYTDACEKSCCLFVGNGTLLYTALELGAAGGILAVADFAPALAAEVVRRFRAGDTQGAGRAQEQLTPLHREIVASFGAVGVKTALDQLGWTGGAPRPPLHALGPKDRQKVTAALSGAGLSAA; encoded by the coding sequence TTGCCTGACCCGTCGATCGCGGACCGGCTGCGCGGAGTGTTCGCGCCGGTCACCACACCTTTCGACAGCGTGACCGGCGACATCGCGCCGATTCCCTGGCGCGAGAACCTGCGCCGCTGGTGCGAGCAGCCGCTCGACGGGCTGGTGTTGTTCGGCTCGACCGGCGAGGGCGCACTGCTGGACGAGGACGAGAAAGTGCGCCTCACGGCGTTTGCACGCGACGTCGTTCCGGCCGGCATCCCGCTCGTCGTCGGGGCCAGCGCGGAGTCGACGCGCGCAACGGTCCGCGAAGCGAAGCGGATGGCCGAGGCCGGTGCCGACGTCATTCTCACGCATCCGCCGGCCTACTTCGGACCGTACCTCGCACCGGCCGCCATGCGCGACTACTACCTGGCCGTCGCTGACGGGTCGCCGGTGCCGATGCTCATCTATCACATGCCGAAGTACACGAAGGTCACGCTGGACGCCGGGCTCGTCGGCGAGCTGACGCGCCACCCCAACATCGTCGGCCTGAAGGACTCGTCCGGCGACATCAAGCGCTTCGCCGAATACACAGACGCCTGCGAGAAGAGCTGCTGTCTGTTCGTCGGCAACGGGACGCTGCTCTACACCGCCCTCGAGCTGGGCGCCGCTGGCGGGATCCTGGCCGTCGCCGACTTCGCGCCCGCGCTCGCGGCGGAGGTGGTGCGCCGGTTCCGTGCGGGAGACACGCAGGGTGCCGGCCGCGCGCAGGAACAGCTCACGCCACTGCACAGGGAGATCGTCGCGTCGTTCGGTGCGGTCGGTGTGAAGACCGCGCTCGATCAACTCGGATGGACCGGCGGTGCACCGCGCCCACCGCTGCACGCCCTCGGTCCGAAGGACCGGCAGAAGGTGACTGCTGCACTGAGCGGAGCGGGGCTGAGCGCGGCGTGA
- a CDS encoding PilT/PilU family type 4a pilus ATPase: MIEIFKAAIQRGASDIHMKAGDFIRARISGELVPLTQQRLTPEQVEQICKQLIPHERDRQQLETMTDYDCSWGAPGIGRFRVNILRQRGTLMIVMRVIPIEVPTFDQLRLPRVLAGIAHAERGMVLVTGVTGSGKSSTLAAMINYINQNKRKHILTLENPIEFLHRDVHSSITQRDVGQDTESFESGLRAALREDPDVILIGEMRDTTTIDTAMKAAETGHLVFSTLHTTNAVQTISRVIAVFPPHEQEMVRVRLAENLVAVVSQRLLPRKDGQGRVVAVEVMVVTATIRDAILDPEKVAEIYDLMAEGREQYGSQTFDQHLMDLVSQDLVAFEVAKAAANNPSDFELKVRTLA; encoded by the coding sequence ATGATCGAAATCTTCAAGGCCGCGATCCAGCGGGGCGCCTCCGACATCCACATGAAGGCGGGCGACTTCATCCGTGCGCGCATCAGCGGGGAGCTGGTGCCGCTCACGCAGCAGCGCCTGACGCCGGAACAGGTCGAGCAGATCTGCAAGCAGCTCATCCCGCACGAGCGTGACCGCCAGCAGCTCGAGACGATGACCGACTACGACTGCTCGTGGGGTGCGCCCGGTATCGGCCGGTTCCGCGTCAACATCCTGCGGCAGCGAGGCACGCTCATGATCGTCATGCGCGTGATCCCGATCGAGGTGCCTACGTTCGATCAGCTGCGACTGCCGCGCGTGCTCGCCGGCATCGCGCACGCCGAGCGCGGCATGGTGCTGGTCACGGGTGTGACGGGCTCCGGCAAGAGCAGCACGCTCGCTGCGATGATCAACTACATCAACCAGAACAAGCGCAAGCACATTCTCACGCTCGAGAACCCGATCGAGTTCCTGCACCGTGACGTGCACAGCTCCATCACGCAGCGCGACGTCGGCCAGGACACGGAGTCGTTCGAGTCGGGGCTGCGCGCCGCACTGCGCGAGGACCCGGACGTCATCCTGATCGGTGAGATGCGTGACACCACGACGATCGACACGGCGATGAAGGCGGCAGAGACGGGGCACCTCGTGTTCTCGACGCTGCACACGACCAACGCCGTGCAGACGATCTCACGCGTCATTGCGGTGTTCCCGCCGCACGAGCAGGAGATGGTGCGGGTGCGGCTCGCCGAGAACCTGGTCGCGGTCGTCAGCCAGCGGCTGCTTCCGCGCAAGGACGGCCAGGGGCGGGTCGTTGCAGTGGAGGTCATGGTCGTGACCGCCACGATCCGTGATGCGATCCTCGATCCCGAGAAGGTCGCCGAGATCTACGACCTCATGGCCGAGGGACGCGAGCAGTACGGATCCCAGACGTTCGACCAGCACCTGATGGATTTGGTCTCGCAGGACCTGGTCGCGTTCGAGGTCGCCAAGGCGGCCGCGAACAACCCGTCGGACTTCGAGCTCAAGGTGAGGACCCTTGCCTGA
- a CDS encoding ABC transporter permease produces the protein MELKQAARSLARRPGFTIVAALTLALGIAANVAIFAVINGVLLRPLPYPESERIVSVMHHAPGLQLPDLENSPGTLALYRQHARSFSSIAGVQESSRNLTGGLLPVRVQVAEVSPSWFDVMQVQPLRGRRFVEADADTLAAPVAVLTHEGWQAHFGGREGVLGSLVEIDGTSTEIIGILPPRAYTNPDMAAILPSFIDPNGPIGRFGIIGVARLAPGVTLDAARTEVEQLQARIPEQSNGEMTAEVLERFGWSVSMQTLRERITGDIRPALLVVLGTVAFLLLVACASVANLFLVRAESRQRESGLRLALGASRARLAASFLSESMLLGLGGGIVGLVLAAFGVRALIAAAPAELPRIQEVSVDASVLLFALVLSVVAGLLFGLLPLPQQLRAPLQQLVRDGRGSAGRDRQRMRKTLIVAQIALALVLLTGSMLMLRSFERLRNVDPGVNPDGVLTLGVSVGDGVDRLQAAQLYQRMTAEAAALPGVTSAGVVNALPLDPEGMNGGSFELESRPRAEDEIPQVAFYSAISAGYFEAIGTTLLQGRSIERADTEERRSVVWVSESFARDFLDGKALGERVRFDSVSDWMEIVGVVRDVRTFGLREPIRPMVYVPMTEPIGTMQVASMTLVLRTTGDPAALAPAARAAVQRAEPNVPITTARTMAAVIRESMADTAFTTTILMIAAVVALLLGAIGLYGVIGYVVTQRTQEIGVRIAIGARPEQVRTMVLREGLVLALIGIVIGTAAAAALTRGLERVLYEVNRLDPLTFVVVPLVLLLTSALAAWVPARRAAAIAPLEALRSE, from the coding sequence ATGGAATTGAAGCAGGCGGCGCGCTCGCTCGCGCGACGCCCCGGCTTCACGATCGTCGCCGCTCTGACGCTGGCGCTCGGCATCGCGGCGAATGTGGCGATCTTCGCCGTCATCAATGGCGTGCTGCTGCGACCACTGCCGTACCCCGAGTCCGAGCGGATCGTGAGCGTGATGCATCACGCGCCGGGGTTGCAGCTGCCCGACCTGGAGAACTCCCCGGGCACACTCGCGCTCTACCGCCAGCATGCGCGCAGCTTCAGCAGCATCGCAGGCGTGCAGGAGAGCAGTCGCAACCTGACGGGCGGGCTCCTGCCCGTGCGGGTGCAGGTGGCGGAAGTCTCGCCCTCGTGGTTCGACGTGATGCAGGTACAGCCGCTGCGCGGCCGCCGCTTCGTGGAGGCGGACGCGGACACGCTGGCCGCGCCGGTTGCCGTGCTCACGCACGAGGGGTGGCAGGCGCATTTCGGCGGTCGTGAGGGCGTGCTCGGCTCGCTGGTCGAGATCGACGGGACCAGCACCGAGATCATCGGTATCCTGCCGCCCCGGGCGTACACGAACCCGGACATGGCGGCGATCCTCCCCTCGTTCATCGATCCCAACGGGCCGATCGGCCGCTTCGGCATCATCGGCGTTGCCCGGCTCGCGCCCGGAGTCACGCTGGACGCGGCGCGCACGGAGGTCGAACAGCTCCAGGCGCGCATTCCCGAGCAGTCCAACGGCGAAATGACCGCGGAGGTGCTGGAGCGCTTCGGCTGGAGCGTGAGCATGCAGACGCTGCGCGAGCGGATCACGGGCGATATCCGCCCCGCGCTGCTGGTCGTGCTCGGCACCGTGGCGTTCCTGCTGCTCGTCGCGTGCGCGAGCGTCGCCAACCTGTTCCTCGTGCGCGCCGAGTCACGGCAGCGGGAAAGCGGGCTGCGGCTGGCACTCGGCGCATCACGCGCGCGACTGGCCGCATCGTTCCTTTCCGAGAGCATGCTGCTCGGCCTCGGCGGTGGCATCGTCGGCTTGGTCCTCGCCGCGTTCGGGGTGCGGGCCCTGATCGCCGCCGCGCCGGCCGAGCTGCCTCGCATCCAGGAGGTGAGCGTCGATGCGAGCGTGCTGCTGTTCGCGTTGGTGCTGAGCGTCGTCGCGGGGCTGCTGTTCGGGCTGCTGCCACTGCCGCAGCAGCTGCGGGCGCCCTTGCAGCAGCTGGTGCGCGACGGGCGCGGCTCGGCGGGCCGCGACCGGCAGCGCATGCGCAAGACGCTGATCGTTGCGCAGATCGCGCTCGCACTGGTACTGCTCACCGGATCGATGCTCATGCTGCGCAGCTTCGAGCGGCTCCGGAACGTCGATCCGGGAGTGAATCCCGACGGCGTGCTGACGCTCGGCGTGAGTGTCGGCGATGGCGTGGATCGCCTCCAGGCGGCGCAGCTCTATCAGCGGATGACCGCCGAGGCCGCGGCGCTCCCGGGCGTGACATCCGCGGGCGTCGTGAACGCGCTGCCGCTCGACCCCGAGGGCATGAACGGCGGCTCCTTCGAGCTCGAGTCGCGGCCCCGTGCGGAGGACGAGATTCCGCAGGTCGCCTTCTACTCGGCGATCAGCGCAGGGTACTTCGAGGCGATCGGCACCACCCTGCTGCAGGGTCGGTCCATCGAGCGCGCCGACACCGAGGAGCGGCGCTCGGTCGTGTGGGTCAGCGAGAGCTTCGCCCGTGACTTCCTCGACGGCAAGGCGCTCGGTGAGCGGGTCCGTTTCGACTCCGTGTCCGACTGGATGGAAATCGTGGGCGTGGTTCGCGACGTCCGTACCTTCGGACTGCGTGAGCCGATCCGGCCCATGGTGTACGTGCCGATGACCGAGCCGATCGGCACGATGCAGGTCGCATCCATGACACTCGTGCTGCGCACGACCGGCGATCCTGCTGCCCTCGCACCCGCAGCGCGCGCGGCCGTCCAGCGGGCGGAGCCGAATGTGCCGATCACGACCGCGCGCACGATGGCCGCCGTGATCCGCGAGTCGATGGCCGATACTGCGTTCACGACGACCATCCTGATGATCGCCGCCGTCGTGGCACTGCTGCTCGGCGCAATCGGGCTCTATGGTGTGATCGGCTACGTGGTCACACAGCGGACCCAGGAGATCGGTGTCCGCATCGCGATCGGCGCGCGGCCGGAACAGGTCCGCACCATGGTGCTTCGCGAAGGCCTGGTCCTCGCCCTGATCGGGATCGTCATCGGCACGGCGGCCGCCGCCGCCCTGACGCGCGGCCTGGAGAGGGTGCTCTACGAGGTGAACCGCCTCGATCCGCTCACCTTTGTCGTGGTCCCGCTCGTGCTGCTCCTCACCAGCGCGCTCGCCGCCTGGGTCCCGGCGCGGCGGGCGGCCGCGATTGCGCCGCTGGAGGCACTGCGCAGCGAGTAA
- a CDS encoding M28 family peptidase, which yields MEPRTTDVPAQVRGFPGQTPFDAGAVIRALSRPRMTGGPGADAVEADLRARFEALGFQVRDLPFHFSMMAGRFTVSNIAAVYTLGVFVAMLLLISGMPAGAFATLVLTVALMLAGVGYMRRNGLEDLPWGRSEATNLWIQRPGARPRYVFMAHRDSKSQFLPLSFRGPVIVIGILAFLALAVLAFLSLAQYVGNGPVLFTGLVAFVCGLLLVVSWAADYSPGALDNASGLATLLGIAAREKEADDVAFLITDAEELGLAGARAIAPRLPPVFGVINVDGIDDEGRFIIAERFGWPRPSGLAPHLAAAILGAASSLGLDAQRRDVPFGIMLDHMPIVKAGTPALSVLRGTLGSLHRIHRPADSPEHLNGAGVMQCVDLLCGALGHLRAREAEARPAG from the coding sequence ATGGAACCCCGGACGACAGACGTACCCGCGCAGGTTCGCGGCTTCCCTGGTCAGACACCGTTCGATGCCGGCGCAGTGATCCGCGCCCTTTCGCGGCCGCGCATGACCGGCGGCCCGGGTGCGGACGCCGTTGAGGCGGACCTGCGCGCGCGCTTCGAGGCCCTCGGCTTCCAGGTGCGTGACCTGCCCTTCCACTTCTCGATGATGGCCGGCCGGTTCACCGTTTCCAACATCGCGGCGGTCTACACACTCGGCGTGTTCGTCGCGATGCTGCTGCTCATCAGCGGCATGCCGGCCGGTGCATTCGCGACGCTCGTGCTTACGGTCGCACTCATGCTGGCAGGAGTCGGCTACATGCGCCGCAACGGCCTGGAGGACCTGCCGTGGGGGCGCAGCGAGGCGACCAACCTGTGGATCCAGCGACCGGGCGCGCGGCCCCGCTACGTGTTCATGGCCCACCGCGACAGCAAGTCGCAGTTCCTGCCCCTCTCGTTCCGCGGTCCCGTCATCGTCATCGGCATCCTCGCATTCCTCGCGCTCGCCGTGCTCGCGTTCCTTTCGCTCGCGCAGTACGTCGGCAACGGGCCCGTGCTGTTCACCGGGCTCGTCGCGTTCGTGTGCGGGCTGCTGCTGGTGGTCTCCTGGGCGGCCGACTACTCGCCCGGCGCGCTCGACAACGCGAGTGGCCTGGCAACACTGCTCGGCATTGCTGCGCGCGAAAAAGAGGCAGACGACGTCGCGTTCCTGATCACGGACGCGGAGGAGCTGGGGCTCGCCGGCGCACGCGCGATTGCGCCACGCCTGCCGCCCGTATTCGGCGTCATCAATGTCGACGGCATCGACGACGAGGGACGCTTCATCATTGCCGAGCGCTTCGGTTGGCCGCGGCCGTCCGGCCTCGCACCGCACCTGGCGGCCGCGATCCTCGGTGCCGCGTCGTCGCTCGGGCTCGACGCGCAGCGCCGGGACGTGCCGTTCGGCATCATGCTCGACCACATGCCTATCGTGAAGGCCGGTACGCCGGCGCTCAGCGTGCTGCGCGGCACCCTCGGCTCGCTGCACCGCATCCATCGGCCCGCCGACTCGCCCGAGCACCTCAACGGAGCAGGTGTCATGCAGTGTGTCGATCTGCTGTGTGGCGCGCTGGGGCACCTGCGTGCGCGCGAGGCGGAAGCGCGCCCGGCCGGATGA
- a CDS encoding MgtC/SapB family protein → MELIGIEALGTGAVLGRLFLAALLGGLVGFEREASGKPAGFRTNLLICLGAALITEISIAVAHDTVLGEPTRADPGRIAAQIVSGVGFLGAGTIMQARGSVIGLTTAATMWVVAAIGMAVGAGAYAMAGTATAITLLALRVLQRLDDQLLPNRFAEHTLVVEADADADPAEIENALGETGVDLRLLQVERRGERRFFTFRARGAAVSAAMRTAISAHPRILKVTLD, encoded by the coding sequence ATGGAGCTCATCGGCATCGAGGCGCTCGGAACCGGTGCAGTTCTCGGCCGCCTCTTTCTGGCCGCCCTGCTCGGCGGCCTGGTCGGGTTCGAGCGCGAGGCGAGCGGCAAGCCGGCAGGCTTCCGGACCAACCTGCTGATCTGCCTCGGCGCCGCGCTGATCACGGAGATATCCATCGCCGTTGCGCACGACACCGTGCTGGGGGAGCCGACGCGCGCCGATCCCGGGCGCATCGCCGCCCAGATCGTGAGTGGTGTGGGCTTCCTCGGCGCGGGCACGATCATGCAGGCGCGTGGCAGCGTGATCGGCCTGACCACCGCCGCCACCATGTGGGTCGTTGCGGCCATCGGGATGGCGGTGGGGGCGGGCGCCTACGCGATGGCCGGCACGGCGACCGCCATCACACTCCTGGCGCTGCGGGTGCTGCAGCGGCTGGACGACCAGCTGCTGCCGAACCGCTTCGCGGAGCACACGCTGGTCGTGGAAGCGGACGCGGACGCCGACCCCGCGGAGATCGAGAACGCACTGGGCGAGACCGGCGTGGACCTTCGGCTGCTCCAGGTCGAGCGGCGGGGCGAGCGCCGCTTCTTTACTTTCCGCGCGCGCGGCGCGGCCGTTTCCGCTGCGATGCGCACCGCGATCAGCGCGCACCCGCGCATCCTGAAGGTCACGCTGGACTGA
- the dapB gene encoding 4-hydroxy-tetrahydrodipicolinate reductase — MTRVVVCGIGGRMGQTLVRLARDAEDITIIAGIDRHVASGEAARALGVERVVAMEEAGGVIGKADVVLDFSSPPATHTLVTDHAKALAERALAVGTTGLAPETLQALDRLALESAVLVAANFSVGVNLLLGLVEQAARVLGADAYDAEIVETHHARKIDAPSGTALSLAAAIARGRGVELAEVRRDGRSGETGERPSGEVGIHALRGGAVAGEHRVHFLGARERLELAHQAEDRALFAEGALVAARWLTGRSTGRYTMKDVLGM; from the coding sequence ATGACGCGTGTGGTCGTGTGCGGGATCGGCGGGCGGATGGGGCAGACGCTGGTGCGGCTCGCGCGCGACGCCGAGGACATCACTATCATCGCCGGCATCGACCGGCACGTCGCCAGCGGGGAGGCGGCCCGGGCACTCGGCGTGGAACGCGTGGTCGCGATGGAGGAGGCCGGTGGCGTCATCGGCAAGGCGGACGTCGTGCTCGACTTCTCCTCACCACCGGCCACGCACACGCTCGTCACCGACCATGCGAAGGCGCTCGCGGAGCGCGCCCTCGCCGTCGGCACGACGGGCCTCGCCCCGGAAACGCTCCAGGCGCTGGACCGGCTCGCGCTCGAGTCCGCCGTGCTCGTCGCGGCGAATTTCAGTGTGGGTGTGAACCTGCTGCTGGGACTGGTCGAGCAGGCTGCGCGAGTGCTCGGCGCCGACGCGTACGATGCGGAGATCGTCGAGACGCACCACGCGCGCAAGATCGACGCACCGAGCGGCACTGCTCTTTCGCTTGCCGCGGCCATTGCGCGCGGGCGCGGTGTCGAGCTGGCGGAGGTGCGACGCGACGGACGCAGCGGTGAGACCGGCGAGCGTCCCAGTGGCGAGGTCGGGATCCACGCGCTGCGGGGCGGTGCGGTGGCAGGCGAGCACCGCGTGCATTTCCTGGGTGCGCGTGAGCGACTCGAGCTGGCGCACCAGGCCGAGGACCGCGCGCTGTTCGCAGAGGGCGCCCTGGTCGCGGCGCGCTGGCTGACCGGCCGCTCCACCGGGCGCTACACCATGAAGGACGTGCTGGGCATGTGA
- the dapD gene encoding 2,3,4,5-tetrahydropyridine-2,6-dicarboxylate N-acetyltransferase, translating into MDYQEIRDLIANARKRTPVTCYVRHEGELDADGKADLQAYPTGAGTTILIGEWDAVQQVLRSAGDRVKHHHLDNDRRNSAIPLLDLRQVNARIEPGAVIREKVDIGEHVIVMMGAVINIGAVIGPGTMIDMNAVVGARALVGRDCHIGAGAVLAGVLEPPSADPVVIEDEVLIGANAVVLEGCRVGRGSVVAAGAVVTANVPELTVVAGQPARHIKDVDARTKDRTGLLKELRRLND; encoded by the coding sequence ATGGATTACCAGGAGATCCGCGACCTGATTGCGAACGCGCGCAAGCGGACGCCGGTCACGTGTTACGTGCGGCACGAGGGCGAGCTGGACGCGGACGGCAAGGCCGACCTGCAGGCGTACCCGACCGGTGCGGGCACCACGATCCTGATCGGCGAGTGGGACGCGGTGCAGCAGGTGCTGCGGTCGGCCGGGGACCGGGTGAAGCACCATCACCTGGACAACGACCGGCGCAACTCGGCGATCCCGCTGCTGGATCTCAGGCAGGTCAATGCACGCATCGAGCCCGGCGCGGTGATCCGTGAGAAGGTGGACATCGGCGAGCACGTGATCGTGATGATGGGTGCCGTGATCAACATCGGGGCCGTGATCGGGCCCGGCACGATGATCGACATGAACGCCGTCGTCGGCGCGCGCGCCCTGGTCGGCCGGGACTGCCACATCGGTGCGGGCGCCGTGCTTGCCGGGGTGCTCGAGCCGCCCAGCGCGGACCCGGTGGTGATCGAGGACGAGGTGCTGATCGGCGCCAACGCCGTCGTGCTCGAGGGGTGCAGGGTAGGGCGGGGGAGCGTCGTTGCGGCCGGCGCGGTGGTGACGGCGAACGTGCCGGAACTGACGGTCGTTGCGGGGCAGCCGGCCCGTCACATCAAGGACGTGGACGCGCGGACAAAGGACAGGACCGGCCTGCTCAAGGAACTGCGGCGGCTGAACGACTGA
- the dapA gene encoding 4-hydroxy-tetrahydrodipicolinate synthase: MADPRFTGSGVALVTPFDDRGVNEATLRALVRFHHAEGTDALIVCGSTGEAATMSPDEQRRATEIVLDENRGRLPVIVGCGGSDTAAVARLAIQARQAGADALLLSAPPYNKPPQAGLIAHFRHVIDAADLPAVIYNVPGRTSVNILPATLASLAEDERVIAVKEASGDISQIAEVARLVGHRIALWSGNDDQIVPLLALGGTGVISVLANVAPRATSRMVKAWLDGNHDEARTLQLQYLPLVRALFAEPNPIPVKAAVAWLGFDVGPLRLPLVETDSAHRSALLAALEDVGIEPVAVP; this comes from the coding sequence ATGGCGGACCCGCGGTTCACCGGTTCGGGCGTTGCTCTCGTCACGCCGTTCGATGATCGCGGCGTCAACGAGGCGACGCTGCGTGCGCTCGTCCGGTTCCACCATGCGGAAGGCACCGACGCGCTGATCGTGTGCGGCTCGACGGGCGAGGCGGCGACGATGAGCCCCGATGAGCAGCGGCGCGCGACGGAGATCGTGCTGGACGAGAACCGCGGCCGGCTGCCGGTGATCGTCGGCTGTGGCGGCAGTGACACGGCGGCCGTGGCTCGACTCGCGATCCAGGCTCGCCAGGCGGGAGCCGACGCCCTGCTGCTCAGTGCGCCACCCTACAACAAGCCGCCCCAGGCCGGGCTGATCGCACACTTCCGCCACGTGATCGATGCGGCCGACCTGCCCGCCGTGATCTACAACGTCCCCGGTCGCACATCGGTCAACATCCTGCCGGCCACGCTCGCCTCGCTCGCTGAGGACGAGCGCGTCATCGCGGTGAAGGAAGCGAGTGGCGATATCAGCCAGATCGCGGAGGTCGCGCGGCTCGTCGGGCACCGGATCGCGCTGTGGAGCGGAAACGACGACCAGATCGTGCCGCTGCTCGCGCTCGGCGGCACCGGCGTGATCAGTGTGCTCGCGAACGTCGCACCGCGGGCCACCAGCCGCATGGTCAAGGCGTGGCTCGACGGCAACCACGACGAGGCGCGCACACTGCAGCTGCAGTACCTGCCGCTGGTCCGCGCACTGTTCGCCGAGCCGAACCCCATCCCCGTGAAGGCTGCGGTGGCTTGGCTCGGCTTCGACGTCGGCCCGTTGCGGCTGCCGCTCGTCGAGACCGATTCCGCTCACCGCTCGGCGCTGCTCGCGGCACTGGAGGACGTCGGCATCGAGCCGGTCGCGGTGCCATGA
- a CDS encoding adenylosuccinate synthase, with translation MTERCRVVVGAQWGDEGKGKIVDVLAAHVSVIARYQGGANAGHTVHVGDDEFVLHQIPSGILYDDTRCLLGNGVVFDIEQFFQELDALHERGIHAEAQIGISGRAHLLLEHHKALDRAHEQKRGEAKIGTTGKGIGPAYEDKIARAGVRAADLMDADRARRLIIAAAERANEKLRAMGAEPVDPAAVAERTLTMRERILPLLTDTGLEIEQALRRGERVLLEGAQGAMLDVDHGTYPYVTSSSTTAGGAATGVGIGPTRIDSVLGVVKAYTTRVGSGPLPTELTDELGERLREIGGEYGATTGRPRRCGWFDAVVVRYAALVNGLTGLALTKLDVLDGFDEIRICTGYRADGKEYEHFPYDFGVLDRVEPIYETFQGWKSSTSDARTIADLPPRALEYVHRLEELTGVPVAFVSVGTRREQIIAVS, from the coding sequence ATGACGGAACGCTGCCGCGTCGTCGTGGGCGCACAGTGGGGCGACGAGGGGAAGGGCAAGATCGTGGACGTGCTCGCCGCGCATGTCTCGGTGATCGCGCGCTACCAGGGCGGCGCGAACGCGGGTCATACGGTTCATGTCGGCGACGACGAGTTCGTGCTGCACCAGATCCCCTCCGGCATCCTGTACGACGACACGCGCTGCCTGCTCGGCAACGGCGTCGTGTTCGACATCGAGCAGTTCTTCCAGGAGCTGGATGCACTGCACGAGCGCGGCATCCACGCCGAAGCGCAGATCGGCATCAGCGGGCGTGCGCACCTGCTGCTCGAGCATCACAAGGCGCTCGACCGGGCGCACGAGCAGAAGCGCGGCGAGGCGAAGATCGGGACGACAGGAAAGGGCATCGGCCCCGCCTACGAGGACAAGATCGCGCGCGCCGGCGTGCGCGCGGCGGACCTCATGGACGCGGACCGGGCCCGGCGCCTGATCATTGCGGCTGCCGAGCGCGCCAACGAGAAGCTGCGCGCGATGGGCGCCGAGCCGGTGGATCCCGCCGCGGTTGCCGAGCGCACGCTCACGATGCGCGAGCGCATCCTGCCGCTGCTCACTGACACCGGCCTCGAGATCGAACAGGCCCTGCGGCGCGGCGAGCGCGTGCTGCTCGAGGGTGCACAGGGCGCCATGCTCGACGTCGATCACGGCACCTACCCCTACGTCACGTCGTCGTCCACAACGGCCGGCGGCGCTGCAACCGGCGTCGGGATCGGGCCGACGCGCATCGACTCCGTGCTCGGTGTCGTGAAGGCGTACACGACCCGCGTCGGTTCCGGGCCGCTCCCCACGGAGCTGACGGATGAGCTGGGCGAACGGCTGCGCGAGATCGGCGGGGAGTATGGCGCTACGACCGGCCGGCCACGCCGCTGCGGCTGGTTCGACGCCGTCGTCGTGCGCTACGCGGCTCTCGTGAACGGCCTGACCGGCCTCGCCCTCACGAAGCTGGACGTGCTCGACGGCTTCGACGAGATCCGCATCTGCACGGGGTACCGGGCGGACGGCAAGGAGTACGAGCATTTTCCCTACGACTTCGGCGTGCTCGACCGCGTGGAGCCGATCTACGAGACGTTCCAGGGCTGGAAGAGCAGCACGTCCGACGCACGCACGATTGCCGATCTCCCGCCGCGGGCGCTCGAGTACGTTCACCGGCTCGAGGAATTGACCGGCGTTCCGGTGGCGTTCGTGTCGGTGGGGACGCGCCGCGAGCAGATCATCGCGGTGAGCTAG